In a single window of the Heliangelus exortis chromosome 1, bHelExo1.hap1, whole genome shotgun sequence genome:
- the AKAP17A gene encoding A-kinase anchor protein 17A isoform X2, which translates to MAAATIVHDTSEAVELCAPCGLYLKPITKMTISVALPQLKQPGKSISNWEVMERLKGMVQTHQFSTLRISKSTMDFIRFEGEVENKSLVKSFLACLDGKTIKLSGFSDILKVRAAEYKIDFPTRHDWDSFFRDAKDMNETLPGERPDTIHLEGLPCKWFAAKDSGSEKPSEEVLIKVFKKFGEIRNVDIPMLDPYREEMTGRNFHTFSFGGHLNFEAYVQYREYAGFIKAMNALRGMKLMYKGDDGKAVACNIKVSFDSTKHLSDASIKKRQLERLKLQELEKQREEQKRREKEAEEKQKEEERKQRELEEHERERKREEKLRKREQKQKDREVRRNKKQLEKLQAEEQKKLQEKIKLEERKLLLAQRNLQSIRLIAELLSRAKTVKLLEQEHNEEKIRLQEQEERRRLQEAELKRVEEEKERALGLQRKEKELREKLLNNLLSKKMDEVNQNKEETEAPGSDLPKIPGGVPHRVSSSCITSTSGQAVTDKLGIGSQGEAASPESVNAQCTYLNGNIHDKVHVKEGHTTNSDKRSSGLHSCVPTTNQQQKSLSSCDQSACRKDSHCERSTESRRRRSRSCSSVNTDDSKGKRERSRHRRDVGYQEEKRRKERRSYRHSSRSYSPRRSPSPRRRSVSPRRSRYRRSRSSERKRERRERSHSRRSVSRRRRHRRRSLSKQRSTWSG; encoded by the exons ATGGCTGCTGCAACGATAGTTCATGATACATCAGAAGCTGTAGAGCTCTGTGCTCCCTGTGGGTTATACCTTAAACCCATTACAAAAATGACCATCAGTGTGGCACTTCCTCAGCTGAAACAACCGGGAAAGTCCATTTCGaactgggaggtgatggagagaTTGAAAGGGATGGTGCAAACTCACCAGTTTTCCACTCTGCGGATTTCTAAAAGCACGATGGACTTCATCCGCTTCGAAGGAGAGGTCGAAAACAAAAGTTTGGTTAAATCTTTCCTGGCGTGCCTCGATGGCAAAACGATAAAGTTGAGTGGCTTCTCAGACATCCTGAAAGTCCGTGCTGCAGAATATAAGATTGACTTTCCCACCAGGCATGACTGGGACTCGTTTTTCCGTGATGCAAAAGATATGAACGAGACGTTGCCGGGGGAAAGGCCGGACACGATCCACTTGGAGGGCCTGCCCTGTAAATGGTTTGCTGCAAAGGACTCCGGCTCCGAGAAGCCAAGTGAAGAAGTCCTTATAAAAGTTTTCAAGAAATTCGGAGAAATACGGAATGTGGACATACCCATGCTGGACCCTTACAGGGAAGAAATGACTGGCAGGAATTTCCACACTTTCAGCTTTGGAGGCCACTTAAATTTTGAAGCTTACGTTCAGTATCGGGAGTACGCAGGTTTCATTAAGGCCATGAATGCCCTGCGAGGGATGAAGCTGATGTATAAAGGTGATGATGGCAAAGCAGTGGCTTGCAACATAAAG GTTTCTTTTGACTCAACAAAACATCTCAGTGATGCATCAATTAAGAAGCGCCAGCTTGAAAGGCTAAAGCTTCAAGAgcttgaaaaacaaagagaagaacaaaaacgtagagagaaagaagctgaggaaaaacagaaagaggaagagag GAAGCAGAGAGAACTTGAAGAGcatgagagggagagaaaaagagaagaaaagttgcgcaaaagggaacagaaacaaaaggatcGTGAAGTTCGACgaaataaaaagcaacttgAAAAGCTTcaagctgaagagcagaaaaagctgcaagagAAGATAAAGTTAGAAGAAAGGAAGCTCCTGTTAGCTCAGAGAAATCTTCAGTCCATTAGACTAATAGCAGAACTGCTAAGCAGGGCAAAG ACAGTAAAGCTTTTGGAGCAAGAACATAATGAAGAGAAGATTCGTCTTCAGGAGCAAGAGGAGAGACGAAGGCTTCAGGAGGCTGAGCTCAAACgtgtggaagaggaaaaagagagagcactcgggctgcagagaaaagaaaaggaactgagGGAGAAACTACTGAACAATCTTCTGAGCAAGAAAATGGATGAAGTTAATcagaacaaagaagaaactgaagcaCCTGGGTCTGACTTGCCAAAAATCCCCGGTGGTGTTCCACACAGAGTGTCATCCAGCTGCATCACTTCTACCTCAGGACAGGCTGTTACAGACAAACTGGGCATCGGCTCTcaaggagaagcagcatccCCTGAGAGTGTGAATGCTCAATGCACCTACCTGAATGGCAACATTCATGACAAAGTTCATGTCAAAGAGGGTCACACCACAAACTCTGACAAAAGAAGTTCGGGGCTCCATTCATGTGTTCCCACCACTAACCAGCAACAGAAGAGCCTTTCTAGCTGTGACCAGAGTGCCTGCAGGAAGGACTCGCACTGTGAGCGTAGCACAGAGTcgaggaggagaaggagccGTTCGTGTAGCAGCGTCAACACTGATGACAGCAAGGGTAAACGAGAGAGAAGCAGGCACAGAAGAGATGTGGGTTATCAGGAGGAGAAGcgcaggaaagaaaggaggtCTTACAGACACTCTAGCAGAAGCTACAGTCCCCGACGAAGCCCCAGTCCTCGTCGCAGGAGCGTGAGCCCCAGGCGTTCACGTTACAGAAGATCTCGCAGCAGCGAACGCAAAcgagagagaagagagagaagccACAGTCGCAGGAGTgtgagcaggaggagaaggcacAGGAGGAGATCGCTGAGTAAGCAAAGGAGTACTTGGAGTGGGTAG
- the AKAP17A gene encoding A-kinase anchor protein 17A isoform X1 yields MTISVALPQLKQPGKSISNWEVMERLKGMVQTHQFSTLRISKSTMDFIRFEGEVENKSLVKSFLACLDGKTIKLSGFSDILKVRAAEYKIDFPTRHDWDSFFRDAKDMNETLPGERPDTIHLEGLPCKWFAAKDSGSEKPSEEVLIKVFKKFGEIRNVDIPMLDPYREEMTGRNFHTFSFGGHLNFEAYVQYREYAGFIKAMNALRGMKLMYKGDDGKAVACNIKVSFDSTKHLSDASIKKRQLERLKLQELEKQREEQKRREKEAEEKQKEEERKQRELEEHERERKREEKLRKREQKQKDREVRRNKKQLEKLQAEEQKKLQEKIKLEERKLLLAQRNLQSIRLIAELLSRAKTVKLLEQEHNEEKIRLQEQEERRRLQEAELKRVEEEKERALGLQRKEKELREKLLNNLLSKKMDEVNQNKEETEAPGSDLPKIPGGVPHRVSSSCITSTSGQAVTDKLGIGSQGEAASPESVNAQCTYLNGNIHDKVHVKEGHTTNSDKRSSGLHSCVPTTNQQQKSLSSCDQSACRKDSHCERSTESRRRRSRSCSSVNTDDSKGKRERSRHRRDVGYQEEKRRKERRSYRHSSRSYSPRRSPSPRRRSVSPRRSRYRRSRSSERKRERRERSHSRRSVSRRRRHRRRSLSKQRSTWSG; encoded by the exons ATGACCATCAGTGTGGCACTTCCTCAGCTGAAACAACCGGGAAAGTCCATTTCGaactgggaggtgatggagagaTTGAAAGGGATGGTGCAAACTCACCAGTTTTCCACTCTGCGGATTTCTAAAAGCACGATGGACTTCATCCGCTTCGAAGGAGAGGTCGAAAACAAAAGTTTGGTTAAATCTTTCCTGGCGTGCCTCGATGGCAAAACGATAAAGTTGAGTGGCTTCTCAGACATCCTGAAAGTCCGTGCTGCAGAATATAAGATTGACTTTCCCACCAGGCATGACTGGGACTCGTTTTTCCGTGATGCAAAAGATATGAACGAGACGTTGCCGGGGGAAAGGCCGGACACGATCCACTTGGAGGGCCTGCCCTGTAAATGGTTTGCTGCAAAGGACTCCGGCTCCGAGAAGCCAAGTGAAGAAGTCCTTATAAAAGTTTTCAAGAAATTCGGAGAAATACGGAATGTGGACATACCCATGCTGGACCCTTACAGGGAAGAAATGACTGGCAGGAATTTCCACACTTTCAGCTTTGGAGGCCACTTAAATTTTGAAGCTTACGTTCAGTATCGGGAGTACGCAGGTTTCATTAAGGCCATGAATGCCCTGCGAGGGATGAAGCTGATGTATAAAGGTGATGATGGCAAAGCAGTGGCTTGCAACATAAAG GTTTCTTTTGACTCAACAAAACATCTCAGTGATGCATCAATTAAGAAGCGCCAGCTTGAAAGGCTAAAGCTTCAAGAgcttgaaaaacaaagagaagaacaaaaacgtagagagaaagaagctgaggaaaaacagaaagaggaagagag GAAGCAGAGAGAACTTGAAGAGcatgagagggagagaaaaagagaagaaaagttgcgcaaaagggaacagaaacaaaaggatcGTGAAGTTCGACgaaataaaaagcaacttgAAAAGCTTcaagctgaagagcagaaaaagctgcaagagAAGATAAAGTTAGAAGAAAGGAAGCTCCTGTTAGCTCAGAGAAATCTTCAGTCCATTAGACTAATAGCAGAACTGCTAAGCAGGGCAAAG ACAGTAAAGCTTTTGGAGCAAGAACATAATGAAGAGAAGATTCGTCTTCAGGAGCAAGAGGAGAGACGAAGGCTTCAGGAGGCTGAGCTCAAACgtgtggaagaggaaaaagagagagcactcgggctgcagagaaaagaaaaggaactgagGGAGAAACTACTGAACAATCTTCTGAGCAAGAAAATGGATGAAGTTAATcagaacaaagaagaaactgaagcaCCTGGGTCTGACTTGCCAAAAATCCCCGGTGGTGTTCCACACAGAGTGTCATCCAGCTGCATCACTTCTACCTCAGGACAGGCTGTTACAGACAAACTGGGCATCGGCTCTcaaggagaagcagcatccCCTGAGAGTGTGAATGCTCAATGCACCTACCTGAATGGCAACATTCATGACAAAGTTCATGTCAAAGAGGGTCACACCACAAACTCTGACAAAAGAAGTTCGGGGCTCCATTCATGTGTTCCCACCACTAACCAGCAACAGAAGAGCCTTTCTAGCTGTGACCAGAGTGCCTGCAGGAAGGACTCGCACTGTGAGCGTAGCACAGAGTcgaggaggagaaggagccGTTCGTGTAGCAGCGTCAACACTGATGACAGCAAGGGTAAACGAGAGAGAAGCAGGCACAGAAGAGATGTGGGTTATCAGGAGGAGAAGcgcaggaaagaaaggaggtCTTACAGACACTCTAGCAGAAGCTACAGTCCCCGACGAAGCCCCAGTCCTCGTCGCAGGAGCGTGAGCCCCAGGCGTTCACGTTACAGAAGATCTCGCAGCAGCGAACGCAAAcgagagagaagagagagaagccACAGTCGCAGGAGTgtgagcaggaggagaaggcacAGGAGGAGATCGCTGAGTAAGCAAAGGAGTACTTGGAGTGGGTAG